From the Homo sapiens chromosome 1, GRCh38.p14 Primary Assembly genome, one window contains:
- the COL9A2 gene encoding collagen alpha-2(IX) chain isoform X4, whose protein sequence is MAAATASPRSLLVLLQVVVLALAQIRGPPGERGPPGPPGPPGVPGSDGIDGDNGPPGKAGPPGPKGEPGKAGPDGPDGKPGIDGLTGAKGEPGPMGIPGVKGQPGLPGPPGLPGPGFAGPPGPPGPVGLPGEIGIRGPKGDPGPDGPSGPPGPPGKPGRPGTIQGLEGSADFLVRDECPTNCPPGMKGPPGLQGVKGHAGKRGILGDPGHQGKPGPKGDVGASGEQGIPGPPGPQGIRGYPGMAGPKGETGPHGYKGMVGAIGATGPPGEEGPRGPPGRAGEKGDEGSPGIRGPQGITGPKGATGPPGINGKDGTPGTPGMKGSAGQAGQPGSPGHQGLATPGPGRQAILCAPLLCHHCGNVQLSSSCRGWTFCCSAPTGCARPAWDKRRPWRPG, encoded by the exons ATGGCCGCCGCTACGGCCTCCCCCCGCAGCCTCCTTGTTCTCCTCCAGGTGGTAGTGCTCGCTCTGGCGCAGATT AGAGGTCCACCGGGAGAGCGGGGCCCCCCGGGTCCCCCGGGACCGCCGGGAGTGCCTGGATCCGACGGCATCGAC GGTGACAATGGGCCCCCTGGAAAAGCTGGCCCTCCG GGACCCAAGGGCGAGCCTGGCAAAGCTGGGCCAGATGGGCCAGACGGGAAGCCCGGGATTGAT GGTTTAACTGGAGCCAAGGGGGAGCCTGGCCCCATGGGGATCCCTGGAGTCAAG GGCCAGCCCGGGCTTCCTGGTCCTCCTGGCCTTCCG GGCCCTGGTTTTGCTGGACCTCCT GGGCCTCCTGGACCTGTTGGCCTCCCTGGTGAGATTGGAATCCGAGGCCCCAAG GGGGACCCTGGACCAGATGGACCATCGGGGCCCCCAGGACCCCCTGGGAAACCT GGTCGCCCGGGAACCATCCAGGGTCTGGAAGGCAGTGCGGATTTCCTGGTGAGAGACGAG TGTCCAACCAACTGTCCACCCGGAATGAAAGGTCCCCCAGGGCTGCAGGGAGTGAAG ggGCATGCGGGCAAACGCGGGATTCTGGGTGATCCTGGCCACCAGGGGAAGCCG GGTCCCAAGGGAGATGTGGGTGCCTCTGGAGAGCAAGGCATCCCTGGACCACCG GGTCCCCAGGGCATCAGGGGCTACCCAGGCATGGCAGGGCCCAAGGGAGAGACG GGCCCTCATGGATATAAAGGCATGGTGGGCGCTATCGGTGCCACTGGGCCACCG GGTGAGGAAGGTCCTAGGGGACCGCCAGGCCGAGCTGGGGAGAAGGGTGACGAG GGCAGCCCAGGTATTCGTGGACCCCAGGGGATCACAGGCCCGAAAGGAGCAACG GGCCCCCCAGGCATCAACGGCAAGGATGGGACCCCAGGCACGCCTGGCATGAAG GGCAGTGCAGGACAGGCGGGACAGCCCGGAAGTCCAGGCCACCAGGGCCTAGCG ACCCCAGGTCCTGGAAGACAGGCCATTCTCTGTGCCCCACTCCTCTGCCACCACTGTGGGAATGTACAGTTAAGTTCATCATGCCGTGGCTGGACCTTCTGTTGTTCAGCTCCCACAG GGTGTGCCAGGCCAGCCTGGGACAAAAGGAGGCCCTGGAGACCAG GGTGA